From a region of the Halanaerobium hydrogeniformans genome:
- a CDS encoding ISNCY family transposase, whose product MSFNSKKQLSFGDLYEQAKDWAQNDKPQFLEMLDQYLDLSEFIPDGFYNAYYKYFGRNRIYRLESMLSAFILQKILGIPTLVLLINILTLSSDLKEFCGFNSVPDISQFSRFKTKFEDHLEDFFYHLVDVTEPLCRKIDPLMADLFIYDTTGFEPYVIENNPKYINNIIRRLKNIYKNDKNVNIYGFAYQSMPSSAQVNNEIKQLYINGHFCYVYKAGIVTNGLGIIRHISFFDDQFKDNHPEIPIEKKTDSPDEDKSIGDSTSLKPVLEDYFKLHSNHQYSTFIADSAFDSYQTYPFLLKDFGFDKAVIPLNFRNTKSSLPQPEYNENGWPLCPKDSSLPMKPNGWCRGKNRSPRFKFVCPKINHKGGKRNCYCENPCTDSSYSRVIYTYPDQDLRTYPGIIRDTDDWINLYRKRGVVEQTINYFKDAMVTGNLKTQNLKSVKSDVFLAGITQLLTLILADKMDKPENIRSLRSLIA is encoded by the coding sequence ATGTCTTTTAATTCTAAAAAGCAATTGTCTTTCGGTGATCTTTATGAACAGGCCAAAGATTGGGCTCAAAATGATAAACCTCAATTCCTTGAAATGCTCGACCAATATCTTGATTTATCTGAATTTATTCCTGACGGTTTCTACAATGCTTACTACAAATATTTTGGTAGAAATAGAATTTACAGACTGGAATCAATGCTTTCTGCATTTATACTGCAAAAAATACTGGGTATTCCAACTCTTGTCCTTCTAATTAATATCTTAACTTTAAGCAGTGATTTAAAAGAATTCTGTGGTTTTAACTCTGTACCTGATATCTCTCAGTTTTCTCGTTTTAAGACAAAATTTGAAGATCATTTAGAAGACTTTTTCTATCACCTTGTTGATGTTACTGAACCTCTCTGCAGAAAAATTGATCCTTTAATGGCTGATCTTTTTATCTATGATACAACTGGTTTTGAACCCTATGTGATTGAAAACAATCCTAAATACATAAATAATATTATTCGCAGACTTAAAAATATCTACAAAAATGATAAAAATGTTAATATTTATGGTTTTGCGTATCAGTCTATGCCTTCTTCTGCTCAAGTTAATAATGAGATAAAACAACTCTATATTAACGGCCATTTTTGTTATGTCTACAAAGCTGGTATTGTCACTAATGGTCTTGGAATTATCCGTCACATTTCTTTTTTTGATGATCAATTTAAAGATAATCACCCTGAAATACCTATTGAGAAAAAGACTGATTCACCTGATGAAGATAAATCTATTGGTGATTCAACTTCTTTAAAACCAGTTTTAGAAGATTATTTTAAACTTCACAGTAATCATCAATATTCAACTTTTATCGCTGATTCAGCCTTTGACAGTTATCAAACTTATCCTTTTTTACTGAAAGATTTTGGTTTTGATAAAGCAGTCATACCACTTAATTTTAGAAACACTAAATCAAGTTTACCACAGCCAGAATACAATGAAAACGGCTGGCCTTTATGTCCTAAAGACTCTTCCTTACCAATGAAACCTAATGGTTGGTGTCGCGGTAAAAACCGCAGTCCCAGATTTAAGTTTGTCTGTCCTAAAATTAATCATAAGGGTGGTAAAAGAAACTGCTACTGTGAGAACCCCTGTACTGACTCCAGTTACAGTAGAGTTATTTATACCTATCCTGACCAGGATTTAAGAACTTACCCTGGTATCATCAGAGATACAGATGATTGGATAAACCTCTACAGAAAACGAGGAGTAGTTGAACAGACAATTAACTATTTCAAAGATGCCATGGTTACTGGTAATTTAAAGACTCAGAACCTAAAAAGTGTTAAATCAGATGTTTTTCTAGCCGGAATCACTCAACTTTTAACATTAATTCTAGCTGATAAAATGGATAAACCAGAAAATATTAGATCTTTAAGATCACTAATTGCTTAG